gaatagatttattttataaatttagagATGttgattaataaatataaataattatagtaATAGAGTAAAGTTTGTGAATAATCTTATAAATTCATTTGAGTTGTATGAGAATGTAAATtagtacttttaatttaatgtataAATTATACTTGTAACAAAATAGATAGCTTGTAATAAAATAGATAGCAATTTGAACTAATTATTgtcataatttaaataattaagttattggagataattattaattagtttttgtGTTAAAATATAAGTAATAATGCTCATTTTGTTGATAAGAAGCTTAGTGATAATGACAATTAAGTAGAgaagttaatttattttttgttccggTGTATATTTAATGTTAGTTATAAGTCTTTGTATTCATGTATGAttaactaccaaaaaataactTGAGTTAATTATTCGTCTATATTTTGTAGGGCACAAAAACTTTGAGGTGTCTTCACATGAACCCACTGGGATTATACAATCCAAGGTCAGTCAGCTTTGGTAACAGCTCTAGTAAAGAGATGGCATCCAGATACTCATACATTCCATCTCCCAACGGGTGAGTGCGCCGTTACGTTGGAGGATATAACTCGAATCCTAGGTATTCCGATAAATGGTCTTCCCGTGACAGGAACAACCATGACTAGTCAGGAAGCCATGGAAGCTGAATGCTTACATCAATTTGGAGTTGCACCGAGAACCAGTGATTGCAGAGGAAGTTACATCAACATGACCTGGATTAGAAATGTGAAAGAAGGATTAATTTTAAATGATCGAGTTGCCATGAAAAAGTATGTTAAATGCcatatattgttgttgtttgggTCAATCTTATTTGCTGATAAGTCTGGGTCAGCGGTTCACTGGAAATTTCTTCCATTGCTTCGTGACTTCTCACGGATACACGAAATTAGCTGGGGATCGGCATCCCTAGCACACTTGTATAGAGCATTGTGTAGAGCATCTCGATTTGATTGTAAAGTGATTGATGGTCCACTGACATTGTTGCATATCTGGGCTTGGATTCGTATGCCGTTCCTTGCTCCGATTTCTAGAACCCCGCGGTTCTTTCCACTGGCTAACCGgtaatatcaaattttaaatgagATTGAATATTATGTTACTTCCTATTGCAATATCTGGTTTGAAActttagtaataaaaaaatattgacagATGGCGTAACTGGGAGCATCATAATTGGCCATATAGATATCATACTGTTGCTTATTTCAGGAGATTGTTAGATGAAGTTTAGGAAGGCCAGGTGTGTTCTCATCCATTGATATAGAAACATCTAGATATACATGTTTCTTGATGCGTTCGTATTATGTAGtgcttaataatatttttttatccaatCCAGTTTGTTTGGGAAGCTTACGGTGTTGATCGGATAGAGGCAGATGTCATTCCAGAAGATATTCGTAGTCAATCAGAAATTTGGAGTGCAACGGTACCGTTGATATTGTTTGAGACTCTTGAATGGCATGCAACCGATAGGTGTAGGACACAATTTGGGTTCGTACAGGGTGTCCCACATCAGGAGAGGTCTCTAGATGGCCAACATGATGAGATTTTGATCGGATCCAAAAATTTGGATTGGTCTGTCACACACAGATTTTGGATAATGCAGTGGACCAACCGATATAGTCATGTCCTAATTCATGAGCATGTGCCTTTGCATCATCCGTTAGAGCTTTACATGTATTGGTACCGAGGAAAATACGGGACTCATTTGCACTTGTCTGATTTGGTCTTACAAGAAGATCAAGAGGGTGTTGCTAACCCGAATCAGCCACACGAGCCCGAGCCGCAACCATCATTACAAAGGGAACAACCTCCACAGTCAACACCACTACAAGAGCAATCTCGCCATCTTTAAATCCGTATGTTCCTCAGACTTATTGCTCATCGCCTTTTACACCGTCATTCCAACCATCTTCAAATCCATATGTTCCATGTGTATCGCCATTTGAAACTGGGGACCAGACATCATTTAGCCAGCTGCTTGGCTTCATGGCTACAGAAGTGGGTCAATCAGTCGTGTAATGTGAGTGAAGTACCCCCACCCAAATCAACGCACCAGAATGTCCTGACCCAAGGTCAGAGGTCATTGGATACCCGAATTCGGTTTCGTTCACCTTCAGGAAATTCTGGAGGCAGATTATCTGTTGACTCAAGTAGGAGTGAAGGCGGTCGAGGTATTGCTAATAGCGATAACTCCCATCGCATCCAAATGGGTCTCATCGAGGAGAGTATGAGGGGTAATGACGTTGATGATGTTGACTATTTGGTAGACTCCCCCGACGGTAATAACGAGgacgatgatgatgacgatgaggaagaagaggacaATGAGGACAATGAGGTCGATGATGGCCAACATGGTGAAGATGATGACTGTGGTGATGACCCTGGGCCTAGTATAGGTAAGGTAACCCTTAATAGATTGATAtctttatagtatattttattGTGTAGAATTTTGCTTGTaggttgatatatatatatatatattggacaGTATAATTTATTGCATAGAATATTgctattaggttgatacttttGTTATCTTAAAATTTTCTTCAGGTTGGACAGGTACAGAAATAGGTGGGACCTCATCTTCATCTGTTGGAGGCAAAGGATACAACCTAAGAGTTGATCCTCCACGTCGGAGTGCAAATAGATTCACGCCGTCCACATTTACAAATGTTGCGAAAAAGTATAAGAACTTTTGCAAATATGTCAAGGGGGGAATGAGAAGGTAGAATGTTAGAATATGTGGTGGAAAATATGTAGATTTTGTGTAAGAAATATCTGGACTTTGTGTAAAAAAGACATGTACTTTGTGTTGGACATATTAAGACTCTGTGTATGAAATATTTTGACTTTTATAAGTAGCATGACTAGAATGTGTTGAAAGACATAGTATTTGTTAGTTTAATATAAAGTGACAAAGTGGCAACATAATGTATTTGATacaacataaaatatataaattttacaaatttgAATGCCACCATAATAATAGTTAGGTATTTTGAGCAACACCGCCTGCACTAAAACCACCAACTTGTCAGCATCTACTACGACTGTGGCCCTCAGCCCCACATTGCTTACAGCGTCTTGGATGACGTAACATTCTTGTGTCCATCTCATTTAAGAACCGGGTCATCTTTGGCCGACCCTTTGTCACTCGCTTCAAAAAGGGATTTGGTACGAACCGAGGTCCATTATACATAGACCATGTGGTAGGATTCCCAAGTGGTCTAAACCTAACTCTATAAACCTTTCGGACCTGGTCCATCTTGTAAACATCATGAACGTACACCTGCCAATCCAATCGTTGATTTGCACAGCAAGCAAAGACATGGCGACATGGTATGCAGTCCACTTAAAATTCACCACAGTCACAACGACGCTGTCGTAGATCAACTGCAAACTCGCAGCCACTAGGCATCTCACGCACCTCAAATATTTCATTCTGTCTATCAAAGCAATTAACCTGAATGTTCCCGGCTGCGCGTTGATTTGCATGCAATTTAGAGGTCACGGTCTCTGAAAACACATAACCAGCATTAATTCGAGCCTCCGCTTCAGCCCTTTTCCTGGTGAATAACTCATTCAATCTGTAAAATGTTGCCTTTACAAGTGCAGTGACTGGGAGATTACGCGCACCCTTCAATACCGAATTAATGCACTCCACTAAATTTGTAGTCATGTGACCCCATCGGTATCCACCATCGAATGCCAAAGCATACTGTTCACGAGGAATTCTATCCAGCCACCTTGTGTATGCTTCACCCCGCTCGTGTAAACGTCCGTAAAGCAACTGGAATTCGTGCACTGTCCTAGAGTATCCTGCGACATGGAAAAAACAAGACATCCATTACAATGATGGTTACTATAACAtgaaaaatatgtatttattttagttaccTATGTTGACGATAAGCTTTTGGAGATATGGTGCCTTaaattttctcaaaaaattAGACTCTATATGCCTGATGCAGAACATGTGAAAAGCTCTCGGAGGCGACCAAGCTCCATTACTGCGTTCCACCGCCGAACTTATAGAATCGTGTCGATCAGAGATAAGGCCCACACCATCCCGTGTCACCACATGTCGTCGCAAATTACTAAGGAAAAAATAACATGCATCAGAAGTCTCACTCTCGACAATAGCAAATGCAATGGGCACGATATTATTGTTTCCATCTTGTGAAACTGCCACCAACAGACAACCTTTATATTTTCCATATAAATGAGTCCCGTCTACCTGTACAACTGGTTTGCAGTACCTGAATGCTCTAATGCAAGGGTAATAACTCCAGAAAACCCGATGTAGCACCCGAATATTAGGAACCAATTCATCCCCCTGATAACAAGGCATGGTCTCAAAGTGGACGGCTGCTGATGACTCCTTAGCACACATGGCTTCAAACCATATAGGCAGAGCTTCATAGGAAGCCTCCCAacctccaaatattttttctactgACTTTTGCTTTGCCAACCATGCTTTGCGATAACTTATAGTgtaattaaactttgattgaacTTCAGCGATGACAGATTTTACCTTTATGGATGGGTCAGCCTCTACCAATGGCTTAATGGCTTCTGCAATTGTGATTGAATCCAGCTTGAAATGGTCTTGAGAAATACTTGATCTAGTGCAAGTGTGACTACCATTATATCTTCTAATTTTCCAACAATACTTTCTCTGGATCATGCTAACCCTAATCAGCCAATCACAACTTGTTCCGTACTGTGTACATTTGGCATAGAATGTTTGGGGTTCTGATTCATACATCCGGTAATCTACGCCTCTTCGGATAGCATAATCTTTAACTGCCGCAATCACAGATTCACGAGAACTAAATTCCATTTCCACGACAAATTCACCATCTGGCACAACCAAAGGCTCTACAACAACAATATCATGACATAAGTTCATAAAAGTATATGTAAAGGGATAAATACATACAATTTCattaaacaaattataaatatataaatttataataaaatattaatataaaaatacattaatataTCCATTCACGTAAAATATATAACTTTCATGTTAACAAaagaatataaattatattattcggTAACTGTATAATATAACATAAGAATGTATTATAcggttatataataatatcaacataatatctaaatttaaataaacatatacatagattttaaattttgaatacttggacaaaatatataatagacatagataaataaatatacaaatatgtataatataaattatataatcatataattcttaaatataatttaattttatacacatcaggataataataatcatactaattgtcttcaataataatatataatagtgcaatttatattttaattctacAAATGTAGTTATACATCACTAATTGCATACAGAACCTAATAATACTCATACTATTTgacatcaaaattaattatttatatcataaagttactatataattatctaaattaCATACCTGCATTAAAGTTTTCAGGATATTCTGGCACATACATAGCCTCCAGATCCACTGCACGCATAAAAGATGGTTCTTCGAATGGTTGCTGATTTGCTAGTGCATTTGTCACTTCCGCCACATCTGTCTCCATGATGTCAGCAGCTTCATCATCGTCTTCGTTTGGCTGAACAACCTCATAGTTGCTTTCGAACTCTTCCTCGCTATCACTGTTGTAATCTCTCCATTCGATATTCCGATCAGCTTCAGATTGCTGGAACTCAATGTACAGCTCGATAAATGACACTTGTGATCGATTTTCGAAGTAGACTGAAAACATCTCTTGCATGCTCCCTTCATTCGTGACATACTTCGTCTGGAAATGAACAAATTCACTAAACACTGATACAGGATACCGATATAAAATACTCGATATCATCTTCGGTATATGCGGATCTATTCTTTCGCAAATAACACCTTTTAGTTCTTCAAATAGTATTGTAAAAGGAACAATAACATCACATGGATTCTCACATACAAATCTTACTCCCTCAGGTGTTTGTAATAATATCTGACcatgataatataattttaacataactctatcctccattttttttcaaaacaatgTATCTCCTCTCAACATTAGTTCAAAgttgcaaaaataaaaaagaaacaaactgAACACAGGCTTAGAACgaagaaagagaagatgaattgaAGAAGACGAAGTGTGTGGgggagtatatatatatatt
The genomic region above belongs to Arachis duranensis cultivar V14167 chromosome 3, aradu.V14167.gnm2.J7QH, whole genome shotgun sequence and contains:
- the LOC110278626 gene encoding serine/threonine-protein phosphatase 7 long form homolog produces the protein MTSQEAMEAECLHQFGVAPRTSDCRGSYINMTWIRNVKEGLILNDRVAMKKYVKCHILLLFGSILFADKSGSAVHWKFLPLLRDFSRIHEISWGSASLAHLYRALCRASRFDCKVIDGPLTLLHIWAWIRMPFLAPISRTPRFFPLANRWRNWEHHNWPYRYHTVAYFRRLLDEFVWEAYGVDRIEADVIPEDIRSQSEIWSATVPLILFETLEWHATDRCRTQFGFVQGVPHQERSLDGQHDEILIGSKNLDWSVTHRFWIMQWTNRYSHVLIHEHVPLHHPLELYMYWYRGKYGTHLHLSDLVLQEDQEGVANPNQPHEPEPQPSLQREQPPQSTPLQEQSRHL
- the LOC107479457 gene encoding uncharacterized protein LOC107479457; this encodes MISSILYRYPVSVFSEFVHFQTKYVTNEGSMQEMFSVYFENRSQVSFIELYIEFQQSEADRNIEWRDYNSDSEEEFESNYEVVQPNEDDDEAADIMETDVAEVTNALANQQPFEEPSFMRAVDLEAMYVPEYPENFNAEPLVVPDGEFVVEMEFSSRESVIAAVKDYAIRRGVDYRMYESEPQTFYAKCTQYGTSCDWLIRVSMIQRKYCWKIRRYNGSHTCTRSSISQDHFKLDSITIAEAIKPLVEADPSIKVKSVIAEVQSKFNYTISYRKAWLAKQKSVEKIFGGWEASYEALPIWFEAMCAKESSAAVHFETMPCYQGDELVPNIRVLHRVFWSYYPCIRAFRYCKPVVQVDGTHLYGKYKGCLLVAVSQDGNNNIVPIAFAIVESETSDACYFFLSNLRRHVVTRDGVGLISDRHDSISSAVERSNGAWSPPRAFHMFCIRHIESNFLRKFKAPYLQKLIVNIGYSRTVHEFQLLYGRLHERGEAYTRWLDRIPREQYALAFDGGYRWGHMTTNLVECINSVLKGARNLPVTALVKATFYRLNELFTRKRAEAEARINAGYVFSETVTSKLHANQRAAGNIQVNCFDRQNEIFEVYVHDVYKMDQVRKVYRVRFRPLGNPTTWSMYNGPRFVPNPFLKRVTKGRPKMTRFLNEMDTRMLRHPRRCKQCGAEGHSRSRC